In Oreochromis aureus strain Israel breed Guangdong linkage group 15, ZZ_aureus, whole genome shotgun sequence, a single genomic region encodes these proteins:
- the nkx2.2b gene encoding NK2 homeobox 2b, with translation MPFGANTKTGFSVRDILDLPDSTGRCGSGTEETEEDDTEEASAEVSGGRGLCERAGERLGTWSSASGNLHFSLHGLSLEPRADPKSPELSTDESPDAERDARCARAQKARGRKRRVLFSKAQTFELERRFRQQRYLSAPEREHLAGLIRLTPNQVKIWFQNHRYKMKRARAERSMDALQLLPARRVAIPVLVRDGKPCGRAAASELETTLRSGLSLPLCAYSPLLHPAYGPEQHPGVQQLAHVYHWSW, from the exons ATGCCGTTTGGCGCCAACACAAAGACGGGGTTCTCCGTGCGGGACATCCTGGACCTTCCCGACTCGACGGGGAGATGCGGGTCCGGGACCGAAGAGACCGAGGAGGACGACACCGAGGAGGCCTCCGCGGAGGTGTCAGGCGGCCGGGGCTTGTGTGAGCGCGCCGGTGAGCGTTTGGGCACGTGGAGCAGCGCATCCGGTAACCTGCACTTTTCAC TGCATGGGCTGTCCTTGGAGCCTCGCGCCGATCCCAAATCCCCGGAGCTGTCCACGGATGAGTCCCCGGACGCAGAGCGGGACGCGCGGTGCGCTCGGGCGCAGAAGGCGCGCGGCAGGAAGCGGCGCGTGCTCTTCTCCAAGGCGCAGACCTTCGAGCTCGAGCGCCGCTTCCGACAGCAGCGCTACCTGTCCGCCCCGGAGAGGGAACATCTGGCCGGGCTGATCCGCCTCACGCCGAACCAGGTGAAGATCTGGTTCCAGAACCACCGCTACAAGATGAAGCGTGCACGCGCCGAGCGCAGCATGGACGCGCTGCAGCTGCTGCCGGCCCGCCGGGTCGCCATCCCGGTGCTGGTGCGGGACGGAAAGCCGTGCGGCCGGGCTGCAGCCAGCGAGCTGGAGACCACGCTGAGGTCCGGCCTGAGCCTGCCGCTCTGCGCCTACTCCCCCCTGCTGCACCCCGCTTACGGCCCGGAGCAGCACCCGGGGGTGCAGCAGCTGGCGCACGTGTACCACTGGAGCTGGTGA